From Pan troglodytes isolate AG18354 chromosome 9, NHGRI_mPanTro3-v2.0_pri, whole genome shotgun sequence, the proteins below share one genomic window:
- the LOC100615359 gene encoding olfactory receptor 8B8, giving the protein MTMAAENSSLVTQFILAGLTDQPGVQIPLFFLFLGFYVVTVVGNLGLITLISLNSHLHTPMYFFLYNLSFIDFCYSSVITPKMLMSFVLKKNSISYAGCMTQLFFFLFFVVSESFILSAMAYDRYVAICNPLLYMVTMSPQVCFLLLLGVYGMGLAGAMAHTACMMGVTFCANNLVNHYMCDILPLLECACTSTYVNELVVFVVVGIDIGVPTVTIFISYALILSSIFHIDSTEGRSKAFSTCSSHIIAVSLFFGSGAFMYLKPFSLLAMNQGKVSFLFYTTVVPMLNPLIYSLRNKDVKVALKKILNKNAFS; this is encoded by the coding sequence ATGACAATGGCTGCTGAGAATTCCTCCTTGGTGACACAGTTTATCCTCGCAGGCTTAACTGACCAACCGGGAGTCCAGATCCCCCTCTTCTTCCTGTTTCTAGGCTTCTACGTGGTCACTGTGGTGGGGAACCTGGGCTTGATAACCCTGATAAGTCTCAACTCTCACTTGCACACCCCTATGTACTTCTTCCTCTATAACTTGTCCTTCATAGATTTCTGCTATTCCAGTGTTAtcactcccaaaatgctgatgaGCTTTGTCTTAAAGAAGAACAGCATCTCCTACGCAGGGTGTATGACTCagctcttcttctttcttttctttgttgtctCTGAGTCCTTCATCCTGTCAGCAATGGCGTATGACCGCTATGTGGCCATCTGTAACCCACTGTTGTACATGGTCACCATGTCTCCCCAGGTGTGTTTTCTCCTTTTGTTGGGTGTCTATGGGATGGGGTTGGCTGGGGCCATGGCCCACACAGCGTGCATGATGGGTGTGACCTTCTGTGCCAATAACCTTGTCAACCACTACATGTGTGACATCCTTCCCCTTCTCGAGTGTGCTTGCACCAGCACCTATGTGAATGAGCTTGTAGTGTTTGTTGTTGTGGGCATTGATATTGGTGTGCCCACAGTCACCATCTTCATTTCCTATGCTCTCATTCTGTCCAGCATCTTCCACATTGATTCCACGGAGGGCAGGTCCAAAGCCTTCAGCACCTGCAGCTCCCACATAATTGCAGTTTCTCTGTTCTTTGGGTCAGGAGCATTCATGTATCTCAAACCCTTTTCTCTTTTAGCTATGAACCAGGGCAAGGTGTCTTTCCTATTCTATACCACTGTGGTGCCCATGCTCAACCCATTAAT